In the Alistipes provencensis genome, GACGACCTGCGCGACTTCACTAAGCTGGGCACGCCACGCCTCTTTTTCGGGGTCTCGGGCGGGTCGATGGACTCGATGGTCAACCACTACACGGCCAACCTGCGCCTGCGCCACGACGACGCCTACACCCCCGGCGGCAGGGCGGGATTCCGTCCCGACCACGCCGTGACGGTCTATTCGCAAATCCTCAAGCGCCTCTACCCGCACGTCCCGGTGGTCATCGGGGGCATCGAGGCCTCGCTGCGCCGCCTGACCCACTATGACTACTGGAGCGATGCGCTGAAACCCTCGATACTGGCCGATTCGGGCGCCGACCTTTTGATCTACGGCATGGGCGAACGGGTCGTGCAGGAGGTTGCCCGGGCGATGCGCAACGGCTACAACGCCAAGCTGCTGCGCAAAATCCGGCAGGTGGCGTTCCTCTCCGACGAGAATTATGTTTCGCGGCTCGACCCCGCAACGACGATCCGTCTCAACAGCTACGAAAAGTGCGTCGCCGACAAGGTCGCTTTCGGCGAGAATTTCACGGTCATCGAGACCCAAAGCAACCTGATGAATCCCGAGGCGACGCTCGTGGAGGCTGTCGGCGACCGCTATACGGTCGTTACGCCCGCCAACACAACGCTCTCGACCGAAGAGCTGGACCACTCGTTCGACCTCCCCTACGAACGCGCCCCGCATCCGCGTTATGCGGGTAAGGGCGACATCCCGGCATGGGAGATGATCAAACATTCGGTCAATATTCACCGCGGCTGCTTCGGGGGCTGCTCGTTCTGCACCATCTCGGCGCATCAGGGCAAGTTCATCAACTCGCGCAGTGAACGCTCGATCCTCTCCGAAGTAGAGAAAATTACGCAAATGCCGGGATTCAAGGGCTATCTGTCCGACGTCGGGGCCCCTTCGGCCAACATGTACCGCATGGGCGGCCGCGACCGCGAGCTGTGCCGCAAGTGCCGCCGCGCATCGTGCCTCCACCCGAAGCCATGTCCCAACCTCGACAACGACCACCGGCCGTTACTGGCTCTGTATGAGAAAATCCGCGCTGTAAAAGGTATCAAAAAGGCCTTTATCGGCAGCGGCATCCGTTACGACCTGTTCGACCGGTCGCCCTATCTGGAGACGGTGCTGAAGCACCACACCTCGGGACGACTTAAAGTAGCGCCCGAACACACCGAGGATAACGTATTGAAACTGATGCGCAAACCTCCGTTCGCACTCTTCGAACGGCTGACCGCCGACTTCCATCGCATTTGCAGTCAGGAACATCTGCCCTATCAGTTGATCCCTTACTTCATCTCGTCACACCCGGGATGCACCGAGCGGGATATGAAATCGCTGGCCGACAAGGTGTTGGGAAAGATGCATTTCAACCTCGAGCAGGTGCAGGACTTGACGCCCACGCCGATGACCCTCTCGTCGGTGATGTTCTACACGGGCGAAAATCCCTACACGCACGAAAAAGTCTACGTCGCCCGTTCGCAGGACGACAAACGGCGGCAGAAATCGTATTTTTTCGGCGGAAAGGGAGGTCCGGGACAGCAACCATTCCGGAAAGGAGGCCCGGGAGCCCGTCCGGAGCGGAAATACACGAAAAAAGGCTGACGGATTCGTCAGCCTTTTTGTCGGTAACAGCGCAGAACCGGATCGGAAAAGCCGCGCACCTGCCATCGCCCCGAAAAGCCCTTTCTTAAAGGGCCGGTTTGAGGATGCCGAAGAGCAGACAGGCGATCAGGAACGTCACGACGATATTGAAGGTCTGTGCCGCGAGGAACGACCAGAGGACGTTGCGGTTCTCCTTCGAAACGATGTCCTTGAGGCGTGTGTCGAGGCCGATGCAGACGAACGCCAGCGAGAAGAAGACCGTCGAAAACATCTTCGCCACGCCCGGTTCGAGGAGCTTGCCCTTGGCGCTGAGCGTGAAGAGGTCGTTCGACTGGCAAAGACTGAAAACCAGCGATGCCGCCACGAACCCGAGGATGAATTTGGGGAACTTCTCCCAGACGATACCCAGCGAGGGGGCCTGACCGCCCTTCTCGCCGCGGGTCGAAAGGTAGAGCGCGATGAAGAACGCCACGACGCCGATCAGCACGTTCTGCGCCGCCTTGATGATCACGGCATGCTGGTTGGCGACCTCACCGACGATCATGCTCGACGCGGCGACGCCCGACGTAGTGTCGATCGTACCGCCGATCCACGCCCCGGCGACCTCCTCGGCCACCTCGGGGGAGAACAGGTGCGGAAGGATCAGGTTAGCCAGCCACGGCATGAGGTAGATCATCGGAACGACGACGATCAGCACCAGCGAGACGATGTAGGAGAGTTTCTTATCGTCGCCGCCCACCACGCGTGCGGCGGTGATCGAGGCCGAGACACCGCAGATCGAGACGCCGCTCGAAAGGATCATCGCCGAACGCTGGTCGACCTTCATGCGGCGCGAAAACCAGAAGGCGAAGAACCACACGACAGCCACCACGAGACAGGCCTGCACGAGACCGAAGACGCCCGACTTCATCACGTCGCTGAAGAGGATCGTGGCGCCGAGGCACACCACGCCGATCTTGATGAAGAACTCGCCCTGAATGGCAGGTTTCATCCACGCGGGGACACGCCACACGTTGCGGATCAGGAGGCCGAACAGCACCGAAAAGAAGACCGATTCGAAGCCGTAGTACGACACCGCCGGGATCTTGGCCACGACCTGCGCCAGCAGCGAGACGGCGAAAACGACGACCAGCGACGGCAGCAGCCCCTTGAGGGGGCGCCGCAGCAGCAGGCAGCCGACATAGAGCACCACCAGCACGATGGCGAACAGGTAGGCGATATTGTACCATGCGACCTCGCCCACGAGGGTCGAGGGGACATTGGGCAGATCGGCGGGAATGAGCGCCGCAAGCAGCAGCAGCGGGATGGAGACCCAGACCACCACCCAGTCTTCGACGCGGAGTTTTTCGAAAAAGTTTTTCATAGCGATTCGATTAGAATATTCCGGAAAGCATCAGCGACACGACATTGCGGTTCGAAGCGTCGCGCGACGCATAGTCCTCATAGGTATAGTTAAGCTGGCAGCGGAAGAATTTCACGGGCTGCCACAACAATCCCACCGTATAGTTGGTCTGGCGGGAGGCGCTTTCGGAGACATCTTCGCGGAAAGTGTCGTAGCGCACCACGGGCATCAGCTTCGGCGTCACGCGCCAGCCGCCCACGGCATACCAGCCGTCGCTGTCCAGTTCGCCGCCACCCTGAGGAAGCCCCGTCGTGCCGGAAATCCACTCGGCGCGCAGCACCAGCGGACCGCGGTCGTAGCAGGCGCCCGCACCGTAGCGGACACGTTTGAGGTAGTCGGCACCGTATTCGCCCCAGTAATAGGAACCGGCGATTTGCAGTCCGGCAACGGGACGCAGCGTCAGCCGCGCCACGATATCCTTCGACTTGTTCTTATCCTTTATGTTGAGCCCCTCGCCGTTGAAGACGCCGAAATTATAGCTCAGGATGCTGAACTCCCTGCGTTTGAAGAAGCTGCCGCAGAGCATGGCGCCCATGTCGCGGCCCGTGGCCGAAAGCCCGCAGACGTCGTTGAAGC is a window encoding:
- a CDS encoding YgiQ family radical SAM protein, whose product is MFLPTTIKEVRERGWDQLDVIFFSGDAYIDHPAFGAAVVGRLLEAEGYRVAIVPQPNWRDDLRDFTKLGTPRLFFGVSGGSMDSMVNHYTANLRLRHDDAYTPGGRAGFRPDHAVTVYSQILKRLYPHVPVVIGGIEASLRRLTHYDYWSDALKPSILADSGADLLIYGMGERVVQEVARAMRNGYNAKLLRKIRQVAFLSDENYVSRLDPATTIRLNSYEKCVADKVAFGENFTVIETQSNLMNPEATLVEAVGDRYTVVTPANTTLSTEELDHSFDLPYERAPHPRYAGKGDIPAWEMIKHSVNIHRGCFGGCSFCTISAHQGKFINSRSERSILSEVEKITQMPGFKGYLSDVGAPSANMYRMGGRDRELCRKCRRASCLHPKPCPNLDNDHRPLLALYEKIRAVKGIKKAFIGSGIRYDLFDRSPYLETVLKHHTSGRLKVAPEHTEDNVLKLMRKPPFALFERLTADFHRICSQEHLPYQLIPYFISSHPGCTERDMKSLADKVLGKMHFNLEQVQDLTPTPMTLSSVMFYTGENPYTHEKVYVARSQDDKRRQKSYFFGGKGGPGQQPFRKGGPGARPERKYTKKG
- a CDS encoding YeiH family protein; the encoded protein is MKNFFEKLRVEDWVVVWVSIPLLLLAALIPADLPNVPSTLVGEVAWYNIAYLFAIVLVVLYVGCLLLRRPLKGLLPSLVVVFAVSLLAQVVAKIPAVSYYGFESVFFSVLFGLLIRNVWRVPAWMKPAIQGEFFIKIGVVCLGATILFSDVMKSGVFGLVQACLVVAVVWFFAFWFSRRMKVDQRSAMILSSGVSICGVSASITAARVVGGDDKKLSYIVSLVLIVVVPMIYLMPWLANLILPHLFSPEVAEEVAGAWIGGTIDTTSGVAASSMIVGEVANQHAVIIKAAQNVLIGVVAFFIALYLSTRGEKGGQAPSLGIVWEKFPKFILGFVAASLVFSLCQSNDLFTLSAKGKLLEPGVAKMFSTVFFSLAFVCIGLDTRLKDIVSKENRNVLWSFLAAQTFNIVVTFLIACLLFGILKPAL
- a CDS encoding porin, giving the protein MKPIVTLLFVLLCLGVQAREPAAEPSVAELSAEIEALKAKTSTWDKVLARLPEISGYVQTGYEWSETSSSFFIKRVRLNLAGAIAPKLDYRVQVEFVSPKIVDAYIRYRPFDALNFQLGEFKLPFSIENTEYVPLKYEFIEYPLPLRRLMGFNDVCGLSATGRDMGAMLCGSFFKRREFSILSYNFGVFNGEGLNIKDKNKSKDIVARLTLRPVAGLQIAGSYYWGEYGADYLKRVRYGAGACYDRGPLVLRAEWISGTTGLPQGGGELDSDGWYAVGGWRVTPKLMPVVRYDTFREDVSESASRQTNYTVGLLWQPVKFFRCQLNYTYEDYASRDASNRNVVSLMLSGIF